TGACTGGTGCGGCCATGATCGCAAGGGTTGGACGTGCTCTACGGGGTAGAGAGCCAAAGAAAACGAGGCGATACAATACTAATGGCAACATAAAGAAGTAAATGCCGATACACATCATTGCCAAGGTTTCAGAAAAGACATTGTGACCAAATTGAGATCCAGCAAGTGAAGAACTGATCAACCCCACCGGATATAAGAACCAACTCGGGACGATATTCGACATTTTGAAGTTCATTATCTGAAAGCCGAAGAACATCACCATCATGGTAAAATGCAACGCAACCGCCATGAACCACAGTGGGTAAGCAATAATCGGTTCGACGGCAGCAAGATAGTCGCACAACATCAATAACGCCATGCTCATTGGTGCCATCAAGCTGCCGCTAAGAGGGTGTTTGATGTCTGCCATAAACAAACGTGGGCTGGTGGCGTATTTCAATAGAACAGGTGTGAGAAGAAGCGCGCCTAGCGCAGCGAGGAAAGGACGTATAGGTTCACCGATATCCGGTACATATAGTGCCCAAGCTTGGCCAAGTCCGATCATGCCCAGTGCTAATGCCGCTTGCGAGGGCGGAACACTGTAAAACTGCACAAGTCTTTTCCAGTTCAAATCTACTCCGAATTGATATTGTCTGAATTCAACGAATGATTATTGCTCTAGGACTATCCGACATTTGGATAGATTGCTCTATTTATGTACGGGATATTATCAAGTTTCACGCGTCGATACCCTTAAATGTACTGGGTAAATATTAATGAATGGGAATTTTGTGAGTTTGATAGCGAATATTTGCAGAGAGATGCAAAAATGCAGAATTACTGGCTCCAAAAATATCCTATTTAAGGAAGATAATTTGGAATCAATATTAAGTTAAGCTTGATTCTCTGGTAGGTCTTGTTGACGTAGTTTGTCATTTTTAAGCGTACGATGTAGCAACTGACTGTAAATCGGTTGTCCGCCAAGTAATTGAGCCACAATCACGGCACCTAAGCTTGTAATAATAAGCGGTAGGATTAAATAGTAGTTATTGGTCATCTCGATAACGAGCAAGATACCAGTGATTGGCGCACGCACGGTAGCCGCAAACAAAGCGCCCATACCAGCAATAGCAAACACCCCCGGCTCGATAGTGAGAGATGGCAACAACATATCCGCACTTGCCCCAAACGCGTAGCCGAATAAAGTACCTAAAGCTAACATCGGTGCGAAGATACCGCCAGGCGCACCAGAACCAAAACAAAGTAGGGTGGTGATGACACGGCCAACAAACAACATCACTAAAATAGAGATAGAGTAGTTGCCATTCGTGATATCAGGGATCAACCCAATACCGCCGCCGGTTAATTGAGGTACATAAAGCAATAATAAGCCAAATACCCCGCCGAGGATGGTCCCCGTGATTAAGTAGCGTTTACGGTCATTCTTGTGAAGTGCAACAAAGCTGTCTTGTGCAATGGTGATCAGTTTATTGAAGACCAC
This portion of the Vibrio hyugaensis genome encodes:
- a CDS encoding TDT family transporter: MQFYSVPPSQAALALGMIGLGQAWALYVPDIGEPIRPFLAALGALLLTPVLLKYATSPRLFMADIKHPLSGSLMAPMSMALLMLCDYLAAVEPIIAYPLWFMAVALHFTMMVMFFGFQIMNFKMSNIVPSWFLYPVGLISSSLAGSQFGHNVFSETLAMMCIGIYFFMLPLVLYRLVFFGSLPRRARPTLAIMAAPVNLSLAAYLVNFGSPDPILTGALAGIAITMTLLIYLCYFRLLRLKFQPSIAAVTFPSVISAIAMHRLTSFFAESHPQWHWLHDFGFLELSIATVLVVWVSAGYVKMYWPELIRTPSKQT